Within Vigna unguiculata cultivar IT97K-499-35 chromosome 2, ASM411807v1, whole genome shotgun sequence, the genomic segment TTAAGCATAttactttttctatttctcccctTTACTTGAGAGGAAGTTGCAGTATGGTAGGCATACCAAATTCATTATAGCGATTGCAAATTTCAACATATATTAGGACAAGCCTACCTGTTGGATATTCTGGAATATTCCCCTTGAACCTTGAGCCTTGGAAAATTTGCGGTTCTTTACTTCAAATTGTTTCATATCCAGCCTATTGTTTGTGAGCTACATAGGACACTTAAAAGATTATTGGTTTAAGTTGTGATCTCAAGAAATAGCTATTTCATAAAAGCCACTTCTCttctaaagaaagaaaataatagttaCATTCAACTTTCATTTAGAGATTTTGATTCTCGGGCAGATGACCATCAGAATTGacttataaattcaaaatttgtattcTACATTTTCCTTTTGTAGGCAAAGTTTTTCCTCTGTTGAACTTTGTTACTTTTGATGCAATAACGCTTCAACATTAAATGCTTTAGTTACAATACTGAAAAACAATACCGAAAATCTGAAATGGAACTGTGGATGCTTTTTCAAAACCAGGTTCGTGTACAGTCAGACCCAGCAGGACGCCTTGTCATAAGTGGTGAGCCTGAGCATCCCAACAATCCTTGGGGCGTGACACCTTTCAGAAAGGTATATTTAACTTCTCTTCAACAATGAAAAAAAGTGTcttgctttaaaaataatactgcTTTTGTTTCAACTTTCAATCCGTCTTGTTTACATGTTCTAACATCAGTGGTCTGTTCTTCCTGCTACTATAGTCATCATACCAAAACACTGAAGAATATAAAGTGAAACAACCTTTTGTGTCTGTATCAAACTATTACTTTGCTTCACTACACTTGCaagtttattttctaaaattcttAGGTATTAGTAATTAATTCTACGGTTATAGGCTCATTAATACAATCCTCATCTAAACCCCCTCTTTTTGGGGTTTCTACTCGATTGTTCAGGAATATTATGTGATGTTACTCTTCCCTCTCACTCTTAACAcaagaaattttataaattcaggTGGTTAGCTTGCCCTCAAGAATTGATCCTCATCAGACATCGGCGGTGGTGACGCTGCATGGGCAGTTGTTTGTTCGTGTACCATTTGAACTGTCCGAATAGTAGTTCCTTCTGGTTTGATGACTTTCTCTTTGaccatgatatatatatatatatatatatatatatatatatatatatatatatatatatatgtaggaTAGTTGACCCCAAAACCATGTAGAAGAATTATTACTGTCTGTAAAACTCATGCCAATATCTGGCTTAGAGTAGCATTTATTTCAAAGAAGTTCAGTTAACTGTTAACCGTGTTAATACGAGCTAGGTAGAATTCTGTATTTGTATTTGCTAGGGAGGAGGGTTGTTGTAACTTTCATAGTGAGATTACATTAAACTTTTGACCTTTTATGTGTCGCTCCTATTGCATTTAATCTGCTGTATATACTCCTCTCTGCAGTAATTATTTAGTAGGTTTTACATTATGTTATGTTTGAATgagaaattttagaaattttgcaatatgaagtttttttttttttatattagtactttatttgtataaatcaaattaattttttatatattttttaaatcatggATTTTAGATgggtaatttaatttaatgctCTCTTTATCTCTAACACAGACACGTttgtattgaaattttaaaatcaaacttcagtcaattttaaatatttaatataattgaagAGATAATGATATTAGCAACGCAACGAGATATTGaagaactttaatttttttatacggAAATTGggatttcataattttattacatttctcaaattaatttattatcaattttcttatttaaaccACATTACTGTTATTCAATactttaaattttctatttctaaATGTCATGGATAGCAAAATGTCATTTGGCATGCTTAGAACAAATTGCCAGGAATATTTACTGAGATTTttcaaagaatttaaaatatacgaGAATCTAATTTCTtacactattatttttatttttaaaatgatttgaataaggaaaagtgttttaaattttttatttagataaaatagtataattttcatatgtaaatttattttcatgttataccaaattatttgattttagttgaaaataagtcaataaattttcattattttaaaattatatgtgtgctttttttattgagttttaCTATAACACTTTTTGATACAATAATTGTCGTATAAACAGAATGAAAACacaatgttaactttttttcttttatgttaaaTGGTATTTTAGAATGACATTTAAGTTAAAACGTGATAGttgaaatatttgaaatacTCTTTGATCCATAAAAAATTAACGTTATTAagttaaaaagataatatttattcaacttttttgttttaggatcaaaataaattaaaattaaaaatatggacggattctaatattatatttaagtttaagaattaaaaatatatataatcttaaaaaaatgaaatataaataatatgaaattaaaagtaatttacaATACTcaaatattcataataataataataataatttgcgAGCAATAACTCTCGTCCACTTGTTGAGAACAAAAATTATGTGATCTATATATTCTACAAAGGATTCAAGAAAATTTCCTTGTTGTAagcattaatattaaaaagttttgtaaactgttcaaaatggataatagtattttggcttaaatatctttttcgtcctcattttcgtagtgtttgttgtagatggtcatcattttgacagaatgtttaaaatggtcctatttttaccgaatgtttaaaatggtcctcattttcgtaattcatattttatttggttcttttctgtgacgccgtttaaatctGTAACGGAACCatctgtacagtacacgtaacacaccccaaTGCAACTTAATACAAACAGTGCCACCTATATAGTGTTCCGTTACTGACTTAAACGGCGTCacacagaaaaggaccaaataaaataccaattgcaaaaatgaagaccattttaaacatttgataaaaatgaagatcattttaaatattctgtcaaaatgaggatcatctgcaacaaacactacgataATGAGAACGAAAGGTATTTAAGTCTAGTATTTTCTAGTATAATAAATCATGTACCTCTTGAATATAGTTTGCTTCATTTATTGCATTTTTAGTGTCAATACAGTAGATGTAGGTTCAATTCTTGAATAAGTACGTGGTGCAAGTGGCTTTGATAATAGATGTATTAAGTGTGTTAATCAATGAGAagttattatgttttattaattatttttattaacctAAAAATACtagtgttaaaataattttatattttcatataaaaagtAGTTTACTTTCAgcagtacttttttttttaattctcaataaactattcttaaataatattttttgccACATCAAAGCTGTATAATGGCACTAggattgattcaattgaaaagtaATAATCTGTGTTCCCAATTTAATGACcatgaaataaaatatgaaaatcttTGGTTAGAAAAGCCCCACGACATGCCTTatctttaaacttttaatttaaaaagagtaataataataacaataatttggtcaattttaaacaaactcCGTACATAAATAGATGATAAAGGTCAACAATATTAACACATTCATATACATGGATTTTGGtgcattttttctatttacCTTGTGAGAACcgttattttattgttgtttagTCAAGTTCCGTGCTCgtgggaagaaaaaaaaagaagaaaaaattgttttaaattgaatttcgATTTTTCTCCGGAAGgtatttctttaattatgatatattgACTTTCGATGCATATAACATCACAAGTGTAAGGTTGACTTTTTTAACGGTCAATAATGGTTCTCTTCCACATCAAGGGATTTTTGAAATTAGGTTATGTTTCAATTGAATTTGTGGTAGATTTAATTgactttaaaataaaagtttcgTAGTCTCAAAATTCATGTGAGACTTTCAAAACGTGCACTAAAAGACTAACACTTTCAAGATGCAAAGAACATATAAACCTATAATTTTGCAGAAATggagtaatttaaattttattttgagataaaaaattcatgtaaataaaatatgtaaaatttctAGACTTTTAATGTGAATTCAATGTACTTTCACGATTTAAATAACTTCGTATGCCTTTAATGCTTAAGTTCGTCGCTGAAATTTTTTCTAAACACTTAAAATTGGTTAATTTacacatgaaaaataataaaataaatgggaaatctattttcacaaaaaaaaaaataatcacaataatttttcaattgatgtGAAGTATTCACCAACTTTATCAATGACCAATTTCTGGTGAAGAACCGTATTGATGacttttaatgtatttttctcCCTCAAACAAATTTCTTTCTATTTATGAGATTcgtttttttctaatttaaataattaagttatttaacTTTGACctaaatcattaattttacGTGAAATAGATAAGTTTtgattcctttattttaaaataagtttttgtcttttctatgtaaaattttaatttttatttgaacaatgatattttgattattaaattttaatttcttttttacgAAATAaagtaatgttttttaaatgattttgaaatatttaaaataataatcatcacaTACCACGTGAGTAAATTGCAAATGATGAATTTCTTCTCATATGATATTACAGTATACAGTAAATCATATTCAATTTCCGTTTTGgatgatattatttttacaccGAACAAATTTTTACACActttataactattattttaatctttaatctgttttttttctttacaaatgtaaaaattaacctttttaataattaaattatcaaatagTATGTTCAACACTATATTcagtataaacaaacatttcccttcttttttcttttttttacttttggtaCTTTCTTTTCGTTGTTCAGTGTGTATTTCTGTTCTGAGATACCTAAATGCACTTTTAACCGAAAGCAGATAATTTTCTTGCTTTACACAAAAACATTGGAAAAAGGGCAAAGTACACAAAAGCTTATTCAAGGTTATTCAAAATCAAACATGCTTTGAATGTTCAAGTTcctcattttaaaattattaaaactcaGCCATGgtgtatatacatataatcTTTCACATTGATAAAAACCATGAACATGTGTCAAAagcatataataatttaaaaactttggcgcgtaataaaagttaaaaaaagcaTTAAAACACATTGAACTATAGTTGGATAATGTTTTGTTGTTACTTTTGATTATCCTTAAACTTCAAATAAGTAGTTAAGAAGTCGGCACTCTTTTGAATATTTGCATGTTAGTTTGGAATTGAATAAGTGAAGTAAATGGATAACCGGTTACTCATAAATTGCTCAAACTATTTATGTCAAAACCAAGCTCTTCTTTTAACACTAACAAAGCTTGTTTCCACAGTTGAAGATTATCCCAAATATAAGGCACTAGTTATGCATCGTAGACACCCAGAAATTACAAAGGAAAAATGAGTTTCTTTCATTAAGTTCTggtttcaattttatatataaacaaatattgtcAAAGATAACTTACCTAGGTATTTACCAATAATGTTAAGAATTATACTTTAAgactatttcaaaattttattaaatcgaTTTGAAAAGTGAGGTTTATATCCATCTACATAAAATAACATTGTAAAAAATTCTtcattaataatcaattttagtaaccaaaagttgttagtcactgtaataaccaatttacaaaataaaaaattattgattactaaaataatcattattatgaataaaaaattataattagtttctaaaatttagctaccaaggttttaaCTACCAAacaaaattggtctctaaacattaattactaatatttttactacaaaggaattggtttctaaattagtctttaattaattagtgaccaatttaacgatcaattataattttttttattcataatagtgattattttagtaaccaataattttttattttgtaaattagtatctaaattggtcactatattgATTAACAACTTTTGATCACCAAAATTGAATTGATTCATAATGAAACATTTTATTATAGTGTAAATCTCTTTTTTCTTACACACTTTCCATGTTTAGCTATATATATCTCAAACGTAAACTTTAATGGGTAATCCAATAACAACGAACCAAACAAATAATAACTCTCGCTAGaataagtttttaataattttaatggaCCATAATACTttcacaaacattttttttgacaatttttgcTTTTCAAGTCATACcaaacttttttcttcttttttcaagacacatcaaacatttttttcatccaATGAATGTCAATCTTCAACACATAATAGAGAACAAGACAACAATGGTGAGATTACCAATCCCATTCTCTAGAACAAACATCGTTTTATCTATAGCTAAATTGGATGAGTTTGTCCAGTTatgaacaataatattaatttactttACGAGTTGTTGATAAAGATAAcataaattttcaatgaaaactGTGCACGAGCTACTCTTTTGGAAGATTAGTGGATCTTTTGACAAAGTTTTCTGTAGAGATTAAAGGCACCACAAATCTGCATAATATAGCTCTCAAAGTTCGTTATATCATTAAAGGTAAACAACAAGGAAACAGTTTTGTAATGGAACACAGAGGAGCGAATGGATCacagaaggagaaaaaggaaggCACTACGATCTATAGCTACCATAAAAGCCAATCATTCAAAAGTCAAACGTTGTTAGACTAACAAACAAAGCTTGAATAGGCATATATTATAATGCATGCTACGCAACTCATCTTCGGAATCTCACCAATTTGTTACTCATATCATATTCTTGTGGCGCTTTTAGTCACCTACTTTGAAAAACAATAGATGCCATTTTTCTCTTTTGCTTATTTCCCCTGACCCTACCACACCAATCAATGATTCAACACCCTtgttctttatttctttataccCTCTTTCCAATATTTAAACACACACAGGTTTTTCAAGTTTAGTCTTCATCACCTCAAACTCTTTTGTCTTTGCAGCACCAGACATTTCCAACCTTCTTCCTTCATTCTCCTTCATTCTCCTTCACCATCATCCAAAAAGTCACCATCCAAAAACCTTATATATTTGTTCCTAGGCCAAACCCTACAACATATGGGTCATATGAGTTACAATAGGGTTAGCAGTGGGAGaggatcatcatcatcatcatcatcatcatcatcttatTGCCATGGAAAATGCAGAGGGTTTAGGTTAAACCTCAGAAGGCTTTACTTCCTGCGTCTCAGGAAAAGGTTCACCTTCTTGCTCAAACTCTTTGATACGTGGAAACTCTCGTATTCTCAGGCTCTTCAGCTTCTGAAGAAGGTTTTCCGCAGAAAAAATGGCTTCAAAAGAAACTACAGCAACAGCAGCAGAAGTGGCTTGGTGAGAGATGAAAGAATCAAGGGCCAATCTGATTCTGGGGTATCTTCTTATGGAAGGAACAACTCTTTCTATGCAGAAGCCATTGCAGATTGCTTGGAGTTCATCAAACGAACGTCTATTTCTTCCATCGACCAAATCCAAGACCCAGTTCGTCATATTCAAGATACAAATTCttgacttctttttttcttctttttggtaGACAAAATCATACAAAGTATTagcctttttttgttttcactttCTGGGTCTCCTcttgtttgttatgaatttatcttcttctttttcttcctttagtTTTTAGGAAGAAGCATTGataagataagataaaatatatagtCATCTGTGTATATATTGATTTCCTCTGAAGTTTTGCATCGGTAATGGGTTATTGAACAAAGTGTGAAAATtgtcatatataatataacgtGTAAAATATTCTTCCTTCAGATTATAAATCTCAGTGAATTACAATTTACAGCATTTCcttcttttatattcattatattatatcaGTAATGGttcatgtttattaaaaaaattactcatCATCTTTTTAATTACCTTTTCTACAAGATTCAGATACAAATTCTTGCATAAAAAGTTGAAGTGTACAAGTTCACATTCaaattagaataataaaaagatagatTTTCTCCTTCTTGATTGCACGTTGCAACGTCTGAACGGGTCATTCTTCTTAGTTGGAAGATTTGAAGATTCGGAAGAAGCTGGTATTACCGTATTGCCACCAAACACTAAAATCTTGTTTTTGACTAATCTAAACCTAAAGCGAGTCTAAAGAGAAGATTATTGTTGACATTATAGAAAGATGGTGGCAATCATATCCCAGAATTTGAATAAAGTTATAATCTTTAACAGAATTTAATATATACACACATGAATTccattatattaacaaaatgagGAAAAATTGTTTGCATATTGGTGTTGATGGTGATTAGATATCCACTAATGCTTAGCTTTAGAGGTAATAAAGTAGGGTTTTGTTGGTGGGCCATGGTGTGGCTGCTATGACAAGGCCATGTTGTGTCTAAATTGGCTTACAGGTTGGCTCTACTTACCGACCCTGTCCAAAATAATATGGgatttcaaattctaaaaccgACCATTCTTCCacaaaattgtttgatttagaTGCTGTGACGACATaggttttttgttttcttgttggTGTAGCAGTATCATGTATTATGGGTTCTtctaataatgttaaaaaaccTAACTTCAAGTAATTGTGTGTGGTCATTATCAACTTCTTTCAATCATTCATTGAATTAAAAGTTTCATAAAACATTTCTTATCTTCGTCATAAGTTTTTTCCATGGTAATTGGATCTTATCTTGTCTATCCATGTAAGGAATGTGtgtttttctaaaacaaaatagATAATCCATGTTGATTTTTGTACCGTAGAGTCGATGAGCATTCTCAACCGGACGGTCTAAAGATAAGCGGTCGAAGGTCGTCCACTAGGAGTGGACTATCCATCGATTGGAGTTGAAGTCGTGACTAGTTGATGTGGTAATTTATCTGGAATGGAATTAAAGAGGTCACGACCGACGATCTAAGGACAAGTGGTCGAAGACCGTGTGCTACGATCAGGCAACCTAGTTGACATGATTTGTTATTCTCATCTTTCTATTTGGACGCGTGCACGCTCAACAATATCAGTCAGGCGGCAGAATAAAAAGATAAGAttcgtaataaaaataaaataagtcaataatcaagttaaaaaaataattagacctcaattaaaaaaactttaatcataggtccataaaaaaaaattataaatatgactCAAAGTAAATTGCTACAAacttttaatttacatttattataacattaattactaattttaaatgaatttgaactGATTTAACCATCATAATCTAATTCACGGATATTTGTCCGGTCAATCGAATCTAATTTGTTTCCTTGCGGTACTCCTAAGAGTTATTTATTTATCCCCTTTTGTTGTAATAATGCTTACTAATAATTTTTCGCATTTAAATTCGTTTATGAAATGTTGACTTTTCATTCACATAtcattaatgtttttctttttacaatgaACCTGTTGTTTTAGCtgaaattttaaatcattatgaTTTTCTTCACTAATCGGAAAGGATCTCAAACCTTTGTTTTAATTTCAGAATatgcatttttttctttttcatttttcttgtgGATATTTTGGAGAACTACAGACAAGTTTAACAAGCTCCTATTCTTTACAAAAACAGAATgagaaaactaaatttaatgaagattattattgaatttgaaattgataaaataaatctataacattatataaaggATTCAGTCTTTTGATATAcatcttttttttcaattttacccattttaatataagtaattattttttaaaattaaaataattattttatcaattttatttattaatttttttaatttaattattatttttatttgatcttcttttaaaataaatattttttaaaactaaaatacatatttttagtaaaaatattactcacaaaataaataaaaactatttacaataaaactacaatagatatttatatttatttttataactatgattttattatcttttgttatcataaaaaaaataacacatgtTTAACGCTAATGTTTTAATTATAGTtgtaataaagataaaagtaaaagtgACATTTGATCTGTAATTATTGAGGTGACAAACTGTTATCATTTTACGAGTAattttactgataaaaaaaatcattttacgagtaaacttaaaaaaaatatttggggtttttcatttataatgtgATATGATTATAATAGTTAGACTAAgtttataatgatatatttgttgGAAGTATTACTGTTTTCTACatgcaaaaataattttccaataATTGTTTGAATGGATTGTTCGTATTCATAAACTACGATAActgtatgaaataaattatgtttaaaaattgtctattttttttacctGTTAATATCCACAATTATAGTTATTACTTTTTAACATGATATAATGTGTACAAAAGATAgaaatataatctt encodes:
- the LOC114172986 gene encoding uncharacterized protein LOC114172986, whose product is MGHMSYNRVSSGRGSSSSSSSSSSYCHGKCRGFRLNLRRLYFLRLRKRKNGFKRNYSNSSRSGLVRDERIKGQSDSGVSSYGRNNSFYAEAIADCLEFIKRTSISSIDQIQDPVRHIQDTNS